From Toxorhynchites rutilus septentrionalis strain SRP chromosome 2, ASM2978413v1, whole genome shotgun sequence, a single genomic window includes:
- the LOC129770320 gene encoding dynein light chain Tctex-type protein 2B-like → MAEDPQDAEKKIKKKKIAIKEPSSPGKRRITKRQSIFPEFLDNANIRLTASSIDARSSGAPLYRNLLTSGFPSIASRRWTSQRSTMYLTPRFQNTYRLESRYPFRRGEVEAVVNRYLGSFLHSYHYIPKRAKRLAENLSIDLKNTIKRCHFERYRIVTWVTVGDKFHQDFKASMRFLWDADKDGYVDFAFDGPNFFVVALICAVYYE, encoded by the exons ATGGCAGAGGATCCT CAAGATGCTGAGAAGaagatcaagaaaaaaaagattgccaTCAAAGAACCGTCAAGTCCTGGTAAACGAAGGATTACGAAG CGCCAATCGATTTTCCCTGAGTTTCTTGATAATGCGAACATACGACTAACTGCAAGCAGC ATTGATGCACGTTCATCAGGAGCACCATTGTATAGGAACCTATTGACATCGGGATTTCCGTCGATAGCTTCCCGGCGGTGGACTAGTCAGCGAAGTACAATG tatcttACGCCACGTTTCCAAAACACCTACCGACTAGAGTCACGGTACCCATTCAGACGAGGCGAAGTCGAAGCGGTTGTCAATCGCTATCTCGGGTCGTTCTTGCATAGCTACCATTACATTCCGAAACGGGCTAAGCGACTGGCAGAAAATTTGAGCATTGATCTGAAGAACACCATCAAACGGTGCCACTTCGAAAGGTACCGAATCGTTACATGGGTGACCGTTGGGGATAAATTTCATCAGGATTTCAAGGCATCCATGCGCTTCCTGTGGGACGCCGACAAGGATGGATACGTTGATTTTGCATTTGATGGCCCAAACTTCTTCGTTGTTGCCCTCATATGTGCCGTATACTACGAATGA